In Methanosphaera sp. ISO3-F5, a genomic segment contains:
- a CDS encoding nitroreductase family protein produces MNIEETIFKRQSCRTYSQTPLDEETIEEIKTFIKQAKPLNKNIKWDYDLVTSNEVKSLLRWDAPHYLLLFSEEKENYKENIGFIFQQLDLYLQSRNIGSCWLGMVSPNSNYKNKNPQQKFIITISFGKPATTTHRKIEEFNRKKLEEITDTADEKLKPAQYAPSATNSQPWYFTHNNDGTYNIYRKNFGFIKKRTIGKWNPIDIGITLAHLYITNKETFNFHIEENPSEKKGYTYEGTFEL; encoded by the coding sequence ATGAACATAGAAGAAACAATTTTTAAAAGACAATCATGCAGAACATATTCTCAAACACCCCTAGACGAAGAAACAATAGAAGAAATAAAAACCTTCATAAAACAAGCAAAACCACTAAACAAGAACATAAAATGGGATTATGATCTAGTAACAAGCAATGAAGTAAAATCATTACTAAGATGGGATGCACCACATTACCTTCTACTATTCTCAGAAGAAAAAGAAAACTACAAAGAAAACATAGGATTCATATTCCAACAATTAGACCTATACCTTCAATCAAGAAACATAGGATCATGCTGGCTGGGAATGGTAAGTCCAAACTCAAACTACAAAAACAAAAACCCCCAACAAAAATTTATCATAACAATATCCTTCGGAAAACCAGCAACAACAACACACAGAAAAATAGAAGAATTCAACAGAAAAAAACTAGAAGAAATAACAGATACGGCTGATGAAAAACTAAAACCAGCACAATACGCCCCATCAGCAACAAACAGCCAACCATGGTACTTCACACACAACAATGATGGAACATATAACATCTACAGGAAAAACTTCGGATTCATCAAAAAACGAACAATAGGAAAATGGAATCCAATAGACATTGGAATAACATTAGCACACCTATACATAACAAACAAGGAAACATTCAATTTCCATATTGAAGAAAACCCATCAGAAAAGAAAGGTTACACCTATGAAGGAACATTTGAATTATAA
- the argH gene encoding argininosuccinate lyase, translating to MDLRAGRFDGQMTDDAAAFSSSIEFDKRLFDADIKCNRAHTTMLIEQEIIPEESGNKILEALDKLENEGIEALDLNPSFEDIHMALEDYVTKQIGKEAGFMHTGKSRNDQVCTDVRLTLKWEIENTIANIKAFIETIVEMAKENTDTLFIAYTHLQHAQPTTFAHHLMAYANELRRDCERFMDTYKRVDMNPLGSAALTTTGFPINRQRTTELLGFSNVMDNSIDGVSSRDFAAETVFDYAMLSTTLGKISDEIVIWSTYEFRMVECSNQYSSTSSIMPQKKNPDIAELARGKSTIAYGELMTILSMIKGIPHSYNRDLQEVSPHVWNAIDNTNDILRIVHGMLATLTVNKDRTEELAGANFATATELADVMVREKNLPFRTAHQIVGRIVSDAISEGINTKDIDDDYVDRVAVEVTGEKLGLGEESVKRALDPLLNVKSRIVKGGCAPEAVMDSIEIMESFLKE from the coding sequence ATGGATTTAAGAGCAGGACGTTTTGATGGACAGATGACTGATGATGCAGCCGCTTTTTCATCAAGTATTGAATTTGATAAAAGACTCTTCGATGCAGATATTAAATGTAACAGAGCACATACTACTATGCTTATAGAACAAGAAATCATACCTGAAGAGTCTGGAAATAAAATATTAGAAGCACTGGATAAACTTGAAAACGAGGGAATAGAAGCATTGGATCTTAACCCTTCCTTTGAAGATATTCACATGGCATTAGAGGATTATGTTACCAAACAAATAGGTAAAGAAGCAGGATTCATGCACACAGGTAAAAGCAGAAATGATCAAGTATGTACTGATGTCAGACTTACATTAAAATGGGAAATTGAGAACACCATAGCAAATATTAAAGCTTTCATTGAAACAATAGTAGAAATGGCTAAAGAGAATACTGACACTTTATTCATTGCTTACACTCATCTACAGCATGCACAACCAACTACTTTTGCACATCATTTAATGGCTTATGCTAATGAATTAAGACGTGATTGTGAACGTTTCATGGACACATATAAACGTGTAGATATGAACCCGTTAGGATCTGCAGCATTAACCACAACAGGTTTTCCAATTAACAGGCAAAGAACCACTGAACTCTTAGGTTTCTCAAATGTAATGGATAACTCTATTGATGGTGTTAGCAGCAGGGATTTTGCAGCTGAAACGGTATTTGATTATGCAATGCTTTCAACAACATTGGGTAAAATTTCGGATGAGATTGTTATCTGGAGTACATATGAGTTTAGGATGGTTGAATGTTCCAACCAGTATTCATCCACATCCAGTATCATGCCACAGAAGAAGAATCCTGATATTGCTGAGTTAGCTAGGGGTAAAAGTACTATAGCTTATGGTGAGCTTATGACAATACTTTCAATGATTAAGGGCATTCCTCATAGTTATAATAGGGATTTGCAGGAAGTTTCTCCTCATGTTTGGAATGCTATTGATAATACAAATGATATTCTAAGAATTGTTCATGGTATGCTTGCTACTTTAACTGTTAACAAGGATAGAACAGAAGAGCTTGCTGGTGCAAACTTTGCTACTGCAACTGAACTTGCTGATGTAATGGTAAGGGAGAAAAATCTTCCATTTAGGACTGCTCATCAGATTGTTGGTCGAATAGTGTCTGATGCTATTAGTGAAGGAATTAATACAAAGGATATTGATGATGATTATGTTGACAGGGTTGCTGTAGAAGTAACTGGTGAAAAACTGGGGCTTGGCGAGGAATCTGTGAAAAGAGCACTTGATCCTTTGTTGAATGTTAAAAGTAGGATTGTGAAGGGTGGCTGTGCACCTGAGGCAGTTATGGATTCTATTGAAATTATGGAAAGTTTTTTAAAAGAGTAG